TCGAATTCGCGCTCGGCGGTCGGTCCGTTTTCGACCGCGACGGCGAGCGTGACCTGTCCCGACGAGGGAAGCACGTCGTCGCGCTCGAAGGCGTCGTCGGGCGCGATCGTCGTCGACGCCGCCAGCAGCTCCTCGCCGCTCGAGTCGACGAGCGTCACGTCGACGGTTCGTTCGACGTCCGTTCGGTTGAACACGACCACGTCGGGATTCATCCCTCCCAGAACGTCGGCACATCCTGCCAACGCTACCCATCCCGATACCGCGGCCGCGTGCAGTACGGTTCGTCTGGTCGGAAAGCGAACTCGATTCGATTCGGCAACGCAGCTGACCGACGAGCGTTCACCCATGGCCAATTCATGACTAGACAGCGTCAAAATGATCGGTCGTGAAATCCACGGGCTGGAACTGTGCCCGTCGTTTATACGGTCTGTTGTGATTCGTTCCCGGTGATCGCTCGAACGGGGCAGCGATCACCGGTAAATCGGTACAACGATCCGTACACGTCCACTCGGCGCGCTCCGAACGCTCCGGTGAGACGGCGACTCGAGCGCCCGTCGCGCCTCGAGTCGCCCCCGGTCGTTCGACTGCCCGGACTGCGGCGGTGCCACGGTCGACGGCGCTGGCCTGTACGCCTGCACCGAGTGTCCCTGGAGCGGTTCCCGCTGACCGGGCCGACCGGCTACGCCGGCACCAGCAGGTAGTGGACCAGCACGGCGACGGCGACGTACGCAGCCACGAACCCCGCGGCCCGCAGCGTGTAGGACTCCTCGAGCGTGGCCACGACACCCACACCCGTGAGGGCGGCGAGGACGTTCGGCCACGCGGCGCTCGAAAGCGGCGGGAGGAACGTCAACGCGACGGCTCGAGCGAACCGCCAGCCGACGGCGGAGAGCCCGTCGAGCGACCCCGTCCAGTACACCGACACCCCCGCGACGACGCCGAACGAGAGGACGAGCGCCCCGAACCCAGCCTCGAGGAGTTCCTCGAGCGTTCCCATACGGCCGACTCGAGTGAGTGTCACGAAAGGAGTCACGTGTACTGGTTCGGCAGTTATCCGTGGCGCGTCTCGGCGACGGGTCGCCGCTACTCGAAGTACGCCGCCAGTCGCTCGGCGGCCTTGTCGACCCGTGGGGTGACGAGCGCGAAGCGCAGCCAGTCTGAACGGGCGCTCCCGAACGCTTCGCCAGGCATCCCGGCGACGCCGGCCTCGTCGATCAGCCGTTCGGTGTTCTCGAGCGTCCCTGGAAACCCCTCGAATCGGGCCATTACGTAGAACGAGCCCTCGGGGCGGGTGTACTCGGCCCCGGCGGCGTCGAGGGCGGCGGTGAACGAGTCGACCCGCTCGCGAAGGAGGTCGCGATTCGCCTCGTAGTACTCGGGCCCGGTCTCGCGCAGGGCGTGGTACACCGCGTACTGCGACGGCCGGCTCCCGGCGACGTTGACGAGCATGTGGCGGCTCTTGGCGTTCTCGACGAGGTGAGGTGGAAAGATGGCGTAGCCGACCCGAAAGCCCGTGATCGCCATCGACTTCGAGAAGGCGTTGGTGACGATCCGGTGATCGGAGTCGAACGCGAGCGCGCTCGTGAAGTTCCCCGAGAGGTCGTAGTGGTCGTACACCTCGTCGCTGATCAAGATTGCGTCGTACTCTTCGGCGATTTCGACGAGTTCACGCATCGTCTCCTCGGGGTAGACTGCCCCCGTGGGATTGTTCGGCGAGTTGGCGACGATCGCCGCCGTCTCGGCGCTCGCCACGTCGCGGACGTCCGCGGGGTCGAGTTGCCCGTCCGCCGCCGTCGCGACGTACCGGGGGGTTCCGCCGAGCATCGTCGTCTTGCCGGGATAGTACGAGTAAACGGGGTCGGTGAGGACGATCTCGGATCCCGAATCGCGCTCGAGCGCCCGCGCCATCGCGAGGTAGTTCGCCTCCCCCGCCCCGTGGGTGATCACCACCTCCTCGACGTCGACGCCGCGACGGGCGGCGATCTCCTCGCGCAGCTCGTACATCCCCTCACTCGGCGGGTACTGGAAGGCGTCTGGCTCGAGGTCGGCGTACTCGTGCAGGGCCTCCCGGAGCGCCGCTGGCGGCTCCCAATCCGGATTGCCGCTAACCATGTCGATCACGTCACCGTCTGCTCGCGCCGCGTACCCCATCACGTGGAAGAACAGGGGCGTCTCGTACTCCATGCCAGGGACTGTGTCGGCGGGGAAAGTGGCTCTTTCGTCGTCGTTCAGCTCACTCGTAGGTCAACGTCATCCCGCCGTCGAACAGGAGGTCGCCGCCGTCGAGGTGGCGGCCGAGCCGCGAGAAGCCGACGAGAAAGAGATTCGCAACGTCGACTGGCTCCATCATCTCCTTGACTCGAGACTGGCCGAGCATGACGTCCTGAATCACTTCGTCGACGCTGATACCGCGCTGCTCGGCGGTATCCGCCAGCTGGTTCGTGACCAGCGGCGTCTTCACGTAGCCCGTGCTGACCGAGAACGACCGGATCTTTCCGTCTCCTTCGGCGGCGATCGACTGGGTGAGCCCGCGCAGGCCGAACTTCGAGACGTTGTACGCGACCTTGTCGCTCGTCACGTAGTGGCCGTGGACCGAGGCCATGTTCCCGACACAGCCCCGCCCGTCGCTCGTCTCGCGAAAGTGTGGAATGCACAGCTTCGAGAGGTAGATCGGCGCTCTGAGCATCACGTCGTGGATCTGGTCGTAGATTTCCATCGGAAACTCATCGATGCTGTCGATGTGTTGGAGGCCGGCGACGTTCGCGAGGTACTTCACGTCACCGAGACTCGCCGCCTCCTCGACGAGCCGCTCGAGGTCGGCGTCGACCGCGAGGTTGCCGGCAATGGGCTCGATCGATCCGGCGACCTCGAGTGTCTCTCCCTTCGAGACCGTTCCCTCGAGCCCCTCCTCGTCGAGGTCGGTCGCAGCGACTGTGAGGCCGTTGGCCGCCGCGACGAGCGAGGTCGCCCGTCCGATCCCGGAGGCCGCTCCGGTAACGATACAGACGTTCTCCTCGACGAACGACTCGTCGTCGACGGTGTGGATTCGATCGCGGGTGACTTCCGGCGCTGAGAGTTGCTCCTGAGACATCGCTGTTTCGTGTTATATGTTCTCTAGGTTCGTGCCTAAACGCGACCGTTAACATATCAACAACGCCGAGACGCCGGGGACACGTCGCTCGAAACGTCGTTTCGTTCCGGCCGTATCCGTATAAGTTGCCTGAAGGGGCCACGCATAATTATAAATATTAAAGGTCTTTCGTGCTAGTGGATAGCTATCAACCGATGATCGACCTCAATATCGATATGCGGCAGTACGATTGCCCGTTCATCGATACGACCGACGACGTCGACGTCGCGTTCTCGGCCGTCCAGTGGCAGCTGGACACCGACGCTGCGGAGCTCGAGACGCGGCTGATCGCGAAAGGCGGTTCACAATCCGCACTGGAGGCAGGGCTGCACGAACTCCAGGACCACCGCCACATGCGGGATTGTTACATTCTCTCGAAGCGCGACAACGTCGCCCAGATCGGGACGGTGATCGACCAGACCAACGCGATGCGGACCATCCAGCGAAACGGGGGCTACATCACCGGTCCGTTCCAGATCGAAGACGGCCGGGAGCGCTGGCACGTCGGCTTCGACGACGACGACGCGGAGGACGACGCGCTCGCCGAACTCGACCGGGACAACGACTACAGCGTCGAAAATCGCGACCAGTTCGGCGCGACGACGCTCTTCGACCTCCTCGAGAACTCCGACAGCGCCATGCACTTACTCGACGGCTGTCGGTCGCTCACCGAAACCGAGCGCCGGACGTTCGAGGCCGCCAACGAATCGGGCTACTACGAAACCCCGCGCGGGGCGACGCTCGACGACCTCGCCGACCACTTCGACATCTCGAAAACCGCCGTGTCGATGAACCTTCGAC
This portion of the Natronobeatus ordinarius genome encodes:
- a CDS encoding pyridoxal phosphate-dependent aminotransferase, yielding MEYETPLFFHVMGYAARADGDVIDMVSGNPDWEPPAALREALHEYADLEPDAFQYPPSEGMYELREEIAARRGVDVEEVVITHGAGEANYLAMARALERDSGSEIVLTDPVYSYYPGKTTMLGGTPRYVATAADGQLDPADVRDVASAETAAIVANSPNNPTGAVYPEETMRELVEIAEEYDAILISDEVYDHYDLSGNFTSALAFDSDHRIVTNAFSKSMAITGFRVGYAIFPPHLVENAKSRHMLVNVAGSRPSQYAVYHALRETGPEYYEANRDLLRERVDSFTAALDAAGAEYTRPEGSFYVMARFEGFPGTLENTERLIDEAGVAGMPGEAFGSARSDWLRFALVTPRVDKAAERLAAYFE
- a CDS encoding SDR family NAD(P)-dependent oxidoreductase — protein: MSQEQLSAPEVTRDRIHTVDDESFVEENVCIVTGAASGIGRATSLVAAANGLTVAATDLDEEGLEGTVSKGETLEVAGSIEPIAGNLAVDADLERLVEEAASLGDVKYLANVAGLQHIDSIDEFPMEIYDQIHDVMLRAPIYLSKLCIPHFRETSDGRGCVGNMASVHGHYVTSDKVAYNVSKFGLRGLTQSIAAEGDGKIRSFSVSTGYVKTPLVTNQLADTAEQRGISVDEVIQDVMLGQSRVKEMMEPVDVANLFLVGFSRLGRHLDGGDLLFDGGMTLTYE
- a CDS encoding helix-turn-helix domain-containing protein; the protein is MIDLNIDMRQYDCPFIDTTDDVDVAFSAVQWQLDTDAAELETRLIAKGGSQSALEAGLHELQDHRHMRDCYILSKRDNVAQIGTVIDQTNAMRTIQRNGGYITGPFQIEDGRERWHVGFDDDDAEDDALAELDRDNDYSVENRDQFGATTLFDLLENSDSAMHLLDGCRSLTETERRTFEAANESGYYETPRGATLDDLADHFDISKTAVSMNLRRSERKLLDAAMTALAGLEDETPVDRSSP